Genomic window (Nymphaea colorata isolate Beijing-Zhang1983 chromosome 1, ASM883128v2, whole genome shotgun sequence):
ATAGGTTATGATTTATCAGCTAATTCCAGAAAATTATATTGCAACAAAATTAAATGTGTTCACAAGGGCAGCCATACTTGCATGTTATCTTTTAGAAGGAAAAGTAACAATTTTTAACCGCTTATAGTtaatttgacaaaaataaacatgaGGATATTTTGAACAAACCAAGAGAAATTAGATATAAGTCGATGTCAAGGTTTAAAAATTTAGAACACGCacattaaaaaagagaaaatgtaggTAGGCACTTCCTTGGGTGCCCGACAAAATGAGCATCATCACATGTCCATGGTGGATCAAGGTAAAACGCAGTTTGGATGCAGGGGGACTTTGTCTATATAAACCATACCCATGCATTTGGTAGAGCAGCACAGATCTaccacagagagaaagagagagatagagagagatggcaGTGGCTTTTGTCAAAGTACTGAGCATCCTGGTGGTTGCCTTGTTGGTGGTACCTGGCGGGCTGAACTCCGGCCAGGTGAAGGCGGAGGACTGCcggaaggagaaagaagaggtGATATCTCTCTGCGGCAAGTACGCCCTGAAACGCAACCAACTTCCAGGGCCGCCGCCTGCAGCTTGCTGCAGCAAGATCAAGGCTTCTGACATTGCTTGTGTCTGCCGAGCTCTCACTCCTGCGGAGGCGAAAAATTACAATATGACCTTGACTGGCAGAGTTCTCCGGGAGTGTGGCTATGCCGTTCACGCCGGCTTCAAATGCGGCGGTAATTCTCAACCCCTATACTTTATGTTTACACTCGCCTTACTTCAACCCTGAGTGTATTCATTTTTTCTGGATTCAGGTGACATCGTGCCTGAAGCTTGAAGATGGCAAAGGAGCAGCGTTTGTGAATGATGTGGGTGCCAGCTCGTGTTGAATGAATCATGC
Coding sequences:
- the LOC116245654 gene encoding uncharacterized protein LOC116245654 isoform X2: MAVAFVKVLSILVVALLVVPGGLNSGQVKAEDCRKEKEEVISLCGKYALKRNQLPGPPPAACCSKIKASDIACVCRALTPAEAKNYNMTLTGRVLRECGYAVHAGFKCGGDIVPEA